The following proteins come from a genomic window of Maribacter sp. HTCC2170:
- a CDS encoding polyprenol monophosphomannose synthase — protein MSGSLVIIPTYNEIENIDAIIRAVFELKKDFHVLIVDDNSPDGTADHVIGIQKEFPQRLFLEVRKEKSGLGTAYIHGFKWAIAKKYDYIFEMDADFSHNPTDLLRLHKACENGADVAVGSRYKKGVNVVDWPLYRVLLSYGASFYVKMITGMRVHDPTAGFVCYKRHVLENINLDSVRFVGYAFQIEMKFRAHLKKYKIEEVSIIFRDRVKGKSKMSSSIISEAIFGVMKMKLKSIFQRNKF, from the coding sequence ATGTCAGGCAGTTTAGTCATTATTCCCACCTACAACGAAATTGAAAACATCGACGCCATAATTAGGGCAGTTTTTGAGCTGAAAAAAGATTTTCACGTGCTCATAGTCGATGATAATTCTCCTGATGGTACTGCTGATCATGTAATCGGAATCCAGAAAGAATTCCCCCAAAGATTGTTTCTGGAAGTGAGGAAGGAAAAATCTGGTTTGGGAACGGCTTATATTCACGGATTCAAGTGGGCCATTGCAAAGAAATATGACTATATCTTTGAGATGGATGCTGATTTCTCCCATAACCCTACAGACTTATTGCGATTGCACAAGGCTTGTGAAAATGGTGCAGATGTAGCCGTTGGATCTCGGTATAAAAAAGGGGTTAACGTAGTAGATTGGCCCTTGTATCGTGTTCTGCTCTCTTATGGAGCTTCATTTTACGTTAAAATGATCACGGGAATGCGTGTGCATGACCCAACAGCTGGCTTTGTTTGTTATAAAAGACATGTTCTAGAGAATATAAACCTTGATTCAGTTCGCTTTGTCGGTTATGCGTTTCAAATTGAAATGAAATTCAGGGCCCATTTAAAAAAGTATAAAATTGAGGAAGTGTCCATTATTTTCCGTGATAGGGTAAAAGGTAAATCCAAAATGAGTTCTTCTATAATAAGTGAGGCCATTTTTGGTGTAATGAAAATGAAACTAAAAAGTATTTTTCAAAGAAATAAATTCTGA
- a CDS encoding DUF423 domain-containing protein encodes MNKTIFGTGIAFGVLAVILGAFGAHGLEKLVDAEAIQTFETGVRYQMYHALLLLVLGNTNFLSDKSKALIFYFLVAGIQLFSFSIYLLATNDLTSFDFKKIALLTPLGGVLLILGWLIFSFRVFKRKN; translated from the coding sequence ATGAACAAAACAATATTCGGCACTGGTATCGCATTTGGGGTTCTTGCGGTAATACTAGGTGCTTTTGGCGCCCATGGGTTAGAAAAATTGGTTGATGCTGAGGCAATACAAACATTTGAAACTGGGGTAAGGTACCAAATGTATCATGCTTTGTTATTATTGGTTTTAGGAAATACTAACTTTCTATCCGATAAGAGTAAAGCGTTGATTTTTTATTTTTTAGTGGCAGGAATACAGCTTTTTTCATTTTCGATATACCTTCTTGCTACCAATGATTTAACTTCTTTTGATTTCAAGAAAATTGCGCTCCTAACGCCTTTGGGTGGTGTTCTCTTGATTTTAGGTTGGCTGATATTTAGTTTTCGCGTTTTTAAAAGAAAAAATTAA
- a CDS encoding saccharopine dehydrogenase family protein — protein MLRKILVLGAGKSTSYLLDYFLEKSANENLHLTIGDINPDSIPKAIKDHTNCTVMHLDILIDEDREKAIKGSDIVVSMLPARFHIKVAEDCVNLKKNLVTASYVSEEIRALDNKVKDQGLVFMNEIGLDPGIDHMSAMQIIDHIRAQGGKMLLFESFTGGLVAPESDDNLWNYKFTWNPRNVVLAGQGGAAKFIQEGSYKFIPYHKLFRRTEFFEIEGYGKFEGYANRDSLNYREAYGLHDALTLYRGTMRRVGFSKAWNMFVQLGMTDDSYTIENSKGMSYREFTNIFLPYSPTDSVELKLRHYLKIDQDDSKWEMLADLNIFDGTKTIKKENATPAQVLQQILEDCWTLDEDDKDMIVMYHKFGYELDGKKLQIDANMVVIGENHTHTAMAKTVGLPVAIATLLILNKQITTPGVQIPITKEIYDPILAELKNYGIAFKEYEVPYLGYNPDSVGN, from the coding sequence ATGTTGCGAAAAATACTTGTATTAGGTGCCGGTAAATCAACTTCTTATTTGTTGGACTATTTTTTGGAAAAGTCGGCCAATGAAAATCTACACCTCACTATTGGAGATATCAACCCAGATTCTATTCCCAAGGCAATCAAAGATCATACGAACTGCACCGTCATGCATTTAGACATATTAATTGACGAAGACCGAGAAAAAGCAATAAAAGGGAGTGACATTGTGGTTTCAATGCTACCTGCTCGTTTTCATATTAAAGTAGCTGAAGATTGCGTAAACCTGAAAAAGAATTTAGTTACCGCTTCATATGTAAGCGAAGAAATAAGAGCACTGGATAATAAAGTAAAAGATCAAGGTTTGGTCTTTATGAACGAGATAGGTCTTGACCCCGGAATCGATCATATGAGTGCCATGCAGATTATTGACCACATTCGTGCGCAAGGCGGTAAGATGCTTCTATTTGAGTCGTTCACTGGTGGTTTAGTGGCACCTGAAAGTGATGACAATCTATGGAACTACAAATTTACATGGAACCCCAGAAATGTGGTTCTTGCTGGCCAGGGAGGCGCAGCGAAATTTATTCAGGAGGGTTCTTACAAATTTATACCCTACCACAAATTGTTTAGGCGTACCGAGTTTTTCGAAATCGAAGGGTACGGTAAATTCGAAGGGTATGCAAATAGAGATTCATTAAACTATCGTGAAGCATACGGACTTCATGATGCGTTGACTTTATACAGAGGAACCATGCGTAGGGTTGGGTTCTCAAAAGCATGGAATATGTTCGTGCAATTGGGTATGACCGATGATAGTTACACGATTGAAAATTCAAAGGGAATGTCCTATCGAGAATTCACTAACATATTTCTACCTTATTCTCCTACTGATTCAGTCGAATTAAAATTGAGGCATTATTTGAAAATTGACCAAGACGATAGCAAATGGGAAATGTTGGCTGACCTTAATATTTTTGATGGTACTAAAACCATTAAAAAAGAAAATGCCACTCCTGCCCAAGTCCTACAACAAATTTTAGAGGATTGTTGGACACTTGATGAGGATGATAAGGACATGATCGTTATGTACCACAAATTTGGTTATGAACTGGATGGTAAAAAACTACAGATAGATGCCAATATGGTTGTCATTGGTGAGAATCACACCCATACCGCTATGGCAAAAACAGTTGGCTTACCAGTTGCCATTGCAACCTTATTAATTCTGAACAAGCAAATTACCACTCCTGGGGTTCAGATACCGATAACCAAAGAAATCTATGACCCCATTTTAGCCGAACTAAAGAACTATGGAATCGCTTTCAAAGAGTACGAAGTTCCTTATTTGGGGTACAATCCTGATTCTGTTGGTAATTAA
- a CDS encoding DUF4296 domain-containing protein, translated as MKKVLYILLFVFMYSCGEKLMEKPEDLIPKEKMINILKDFTILNSAKNTSAIVLQDHNIEATEFIFSKYGIDSLQFVTSDKYYASLPNEYEAIYIEIEKRISVQKDQMSEAKRLKDSMELRDKLRESPLKKAKSKKPKNNLP; from the coding sequence ATGAAAAAGGTTCTTTATATTCTGTTATTTGTATTCATGTACTCATGTGGTGAGAAACTAATGGAAAAGCCAGAAGATTTGATTCCTAAGGAAAAAATGATCAATATCCTTAAAGACTTTACCATTTTAAATTCGGCTAAAAATACCAGTGCTATAGTATTACAGGACCACAATATTGAAGCTACCGAGTTTATTTTTTCAAAATATGGGATAGACAGCCTACAATTTGTAACGAGTGATAAGTACTATGCCTCTCTTCCCAATGAATATGAAGCCATATATATTGAAATTGAAAAACGCATTAGCGTGCAGAAAGACCAAATGTCTGAAGCAAAAAGACTTAAGGACAGTATGGAATTGCGCGATAAACTAAGGGAAAGCCCTTTAAAAAAAGCGAAATCAAAAAAGCCTAAGAATAATCTTCCTTAA
- a CDS encoding dihydroorotase: protein MGRVLIKNAKVVNENKIFESDVLLEDELIIKVEKDISDSNAKVINAEGNYLLPGVIDDQVHFREPGLTHKGDIASESRAAIAGGITSFMEQPNTNPQTTTIEKLENKFARAAETSFANYSFLFGGTNDNLEELKRLDKNACSGVKLFLGSSTGNMLVDDEDVIEKIFRNTEMVISAHCEDETTIKNNLAKYKEQYGDAIPVKYHPLIRSAEACYLSSSKAIALAKKTGARFHVFHLSTGIETDLFRNDIPLEQKKITAEVCIHHLWFSDKDYDEKGTLIKWNPAVKTAKDKSELWKALLDDRIDVIATDHAPHTIEEKDNVYTQAPSGGPLVQHALPAMLQKYHEGVITIEKIVEKMSHNPAKLFQIKKRGFVREGFYADLVLVNTNNPWKVTKQNIAYKCGWSPFEESTFKSKVSHTFVNGHLAYENGSFSSNRNAKRLTFNR, encoded by the coding sequence ATGGGTAGAGTTTTGATCAAAAATGCAAAAGTGGTCAATGAGAATAAAATATTTGAAAGCGATGTTTTACTCGAAGACGAATTGATTATTAAGGTTGAAAAGGATATTAGTGATTCTAATGCCAAGGTAATTAATGCCGAAGGTAATTATTTATTGCCCGGCGTAATCGATGACCAGGTTCATTTTAGGGAGCCGGGATTAACTCATAAGGGAGACATAGCATCAGAAAGTAGGGCGGCCATCGCTGGCGGCATAACTTCTTTTATGGAGCAGCCAAATACCAACCCTCAAACTACGACTATCGAAAAACTCGAAAATAAATTTGCGAGGGCAGCAGAAACTTCTTTTGCGAATTATTCTTTTTTGTTCGGTGGAACCAATGATAACCTGGAGGAATTAAAAAGGTTGGATAAAAATGCCTGCTCAGGTGTAAAACTGTTCTTAGGTTCCTCTACAGGAAACATGTTAGTTGATGATGAGGATGTGATTGAGAAGATCTTTAGAAATACTGAAATGGTGATTTCTGCCCATTGTGAAGATGAGACCACCATAAAGAACAATTTGGCAAAGTACAAAGAGCAGTATGGTGATGCTATTCCTGTTAAATATCATCCCTTGATCAGAAGTGCTGAAGCTTGTTATCTTTCTTCATCCAAGGCTATTGCTTTGGCAAAAAAAACGGGAGCTAGATTTCATGTTTTCCATTTATCCACGGGAATAGAAACCGATCTGTTTAGAAATGATATTCCATTAGAACAAAAGAAAATTACCGCTGAGGTATGTATTCACCATCTTTGGTTTTCCGATAAAGATTATGATGAAAAAGGGACGCTCATAAAATGGAATCCCGCCGTAAAAACTGCCAAGGATAAAAGCGAACTTTGGAAAGCACTATTAGATGATCGCATTGATGTTATCGCTACGGATCATGCTCCTCATACTATTGAGGAGAAAGACAATGTATACACACAGGCCCCTTCTGGAGGACCTTTGGTGCAGCATGCATTACCCGCAATGTTGCAAAAGTATCATGAGGGCGTTATTACGATAGAAAAAATCGTGGAAAAGATGAGTCACAACCCGGCAAAACTGTTTCAAATAAAGAAAAGAGGTTTTGTTCGAGAAGGGTTTTACGCAGATTTGGTATTAGTGAACACCAATAATCCCTGGAAGGTTACAAAACAGAACATTGCTTATAAATGTGGTTGGTCACCTTTTGAGGAAAGCACGTTCAAATCAAAAGTGTCGCACACATTCGTAAATGGTCATTTAGCTTATGAAAACGGTAGCTTTTCATCAAATAGAAACGCAAAACGATTAACGTTCAATAGATAG
- a CDS encoding uroporphyrinogen-III synthase, translating into MKIKTILVSQPEPKMENSPYSRLIDKEKVKVDFRPFIHVEGVDAKAVRQQKIDLHNYTAIILTSRNAVDHFFRIADEMRFKVPDSMKYFCQSEAVAYYLQKYVVYRKRKIYVGKRNFNDLVPLFKKYKEEKFLLPSADVLKQEVPEKLDELDVEWTRGIFYKTVISDLSDLRDVYYDVLVFFSPSGIESLLKNFPDFEQNDTRIAVFGNSTVAAATGAGLRIDIKAPTPDTPSMTMALQKYITTINKK; encoded by the coding sequence ATGAAAATAAAGACGATTTTGGTATCGCAGCCTGAACCTAAAATGGAGAACTCTCCATATTCCAGACTAATTGACAAGGAAAAAGTAAAAGTTGACTTTAGACCATTCATTCATGTTGAAGGGGTTGATGCTAAAGCGGTTCGCCAACAAAAGATAGATTTACACAATTATACTGCGATTATTTTGACCAGTAGAAATGCGGTTGATCACTTCTTCAGAATTGCTGATGAAATGCGTTTCAAAGTACCTGACTCTATGAAGTATTTTTGTCAGTCTGAAGCGGTTGCTTATTACCTACAGAAATACGTGGTGTATCGCAAGCGTAAGATTTATGTTGGCAAAAGAAATTTTAATGACCTTGTTCCTTTATTTAAAAAATATAAAGAAGAGAAGTTTCTTTTACCGTCTGCAGACGTTCTAAAACAAGAAGTTCCTGAAAAATTAGATGAATTGGATGTTGAATGGACAAGAGGTATTTTCTATAAAACAGTGATCAGTGACCTTTCAGATTTAAGAGATGTTTATTATGATGTATTGGTCTTCTTTAGCCCTTCTGGTATAGAATCCTTACTAAAGAACTTTCCTGACTTTGAGCAAAATGACACGCGTATTGCAGTCTTCGGAAATTCTACGGTTGCAGCTGCTACCGGAGCAGGACTTCGAATAGATATTAAAGCCCCTACGCCCGACACACCGTCGATGACAATGGCGCTCCAAAAGTATATAACTACAATAAACAAGAAATAA
- the pckA gene encoding phosphoenolpyruvate carboxykinase (ATP), giving the protein MSEKKQGLNLDNMLYQMSPAKLHDITLEKGLGKEASSGALAINTGEFTGRSPMDRFIVKDEITKDEIWWGDINIPFEPEKFDKLHQKVLDYLDGKELYVRDCYACADPNYRMNIRVVNELPWSNMFVYNMFIRPSDEELKNFEPEWTVVNAPGYMADVAIDGTRQHNFAILNFTKKIALVGGTGYTGEIKKGIFSALNFILPVFKNTLPMHCSANVGKDGDTAIFFGLSGTGKTTLSADPNRKLIGDDEHGWNNENAVFNFEGGCYAKVINLSEENEPDIFRAIKKGALLENVIMGEDGEVDFADTSITQNTRVSYPLYHIDNVQRPSIGKNPKNIFFLTADAFGVLPPISKLTPAQAAYHFISGYTAKVAGTEAGVVEPIPSFSACFGAPFMPLHPAKYAEMLSRKMQEAGVNVWLVNTGWTGGPYGVGTRMKLKYTRAMISAALNGDLGLYNYDNYHIHSVFGVAQPRECPGVPTSVLSPRTTWNDDEAYYKTAFKLSNAFRENFKKFEEIASEEIRRGGPQRYAF; this is encoded by the coding sequence ATGTCAGAAAAAAAGCAAGGATTGAATTTGGACAACATGTTGTATCAAATGTCACCGGCCAAATTACATGATATAACCTTAGAGAAAGGATTGGGTAAAGAGGCTTCTTCAGGCGCTTTGGCTATTAATACTGGTGAATTCACTGGTAGATCACCCATGGATCGTTTTATTGTAAAAGATGAAATAACCAAAGATGAGATTTGGTGGGGCGATATAAACATACCTTTTGAGCCAGAAAAGTTTGATAAGCTACATCAAAAAGTACTCGATTATTTAGATGGAAAGGAATTATATGTTAGGGACTGTTATGCATGTGCTGACCCAAATTATAGAATGAACATTCGAGTGGTAAATGAATTGCCCTGGTCAAATATGTTCGTTTATAATATGTTTATAAGGCCTTCTGATGAAGAACTAAAGAATTTTGAACCAGAATGGACAGTGGTAAATGCGCCTGGTTATATGGCTGATGTGGCAATTGATGGAACACGCCAGCATAACTTCGCAATCTTGAACTTTACCAAAAAGATTGCTTTAGTAGGTGGTACAGGTTATACAGGAGAAATCAAGAAAGGAATTTTTTCGGCTCTGAATTTTATTCTACCTGTATTCAAAAATACCTTACCAATGCACTGCTCCGCCAATGTGGGCAAGGATGGTGATACGGCTATCTTTTTTGGATTATCAGGAACAGGAAAAACTACTTTATCAGCGGATCCCAATAGAAAATTAATAGGTGATGATGAGCATGGTTGGAATAATGAAAATGCGGTATTCAATTTCGAGGGAGGATGTTATGCCAAGGTCATTAACCTTTCTGAAGAAAATGAACCTGATATATTCAGGGCAATTAAGAAAGGGGCACTTCTTGAGAATGTAATCATGGGTGAGGATGGAGAGGTAGACTTTGCTGACACCTCTATTACACAAAACACAAGGGTAAGCTATCCATTATACCATATTGATAATGTTCAAAGACCTTCAATAGGGAAAAATCCAAAGAATATATTCTTTCTTACTGCCGATGCGTTCGGAGTTTTACCTCCGATATCTAAATTAACGCCTGCACAGGCAGCTTATCATTTTATTTCTGGGTATACAGCTAAGGTAGCTGGTACCGAAGCAGGGGTAGTTGAGCCAATTCCATCATTTTCGGCCTGTTTTGGAGCGCCTTTCATGCCATTACACCCAGCAAAGTATGCCGAAATGTTAAGTAGAAAAATGCAAGAGGCTGGTGTAAACGTTTGGTTGGTTAACACGGGTTGGACCGGAGGTCCTTATGGTGTGGGAACCCGTATGAAACTAAAATATACAAGGGCCATGATCAGTGCTGCTTTAAATGGAGATTTAGGGCTTTACAATTATGATAATTACCACATTCATTCAGTATTTGGTGTTGCACAACCGCGAGAATGTCCTGGTGTGCCGACAAGTGTATTGAGTCCTAGAACTACTTGGAACGATGATGAGGCCTATTATAAGACGGCCTTTAAGTTGTCCAATGCTTTTAGAGAGAACTTTAAGAAATTCGAGGAAATTGCAAGTGAGGAAATTAGGCGGGGCGGACCACAACGATACGCTTTCTAA
- a CDS encoding ArnT family glycosyltransferase produces MPLKLPRLFLILLGSILVLNLLQANFTELIFDESYYWHYAKNMAWGYFDHPPMVAFLIKISSFFFKGELGVRFMSCLLSAGTFIFLWLAIDNTNKEKYVPHFFTLVFSMTLLNAYGFFTLPDTPLLFFTALFLLVYKHFLKAPSILLAIGLGLTMAALMYSKYHAVLVIFFVLLSNLKLVFNKYAWVAVITSLLCYTPHFIWLYENDFVSIKYHLFERPNAAYDINKYTLGFLVNLIAIFGLTFPFIYYSLFKIRSKGLFTRALLFLTYGVLIFFFISSFNRRVQTQWIIVISIPVAILVFNYMIENDNIRKWIYRLGLINIAVILFLRLGLIYEPIFPVIYESHGNKAWMSEIQSKAGDNPVVFENSYRNAPMYAFYTGKTSFSLNNINYRQNQYTIDGSEKNVQHKKVLYVSKYMSNGEFTFPKLSGTVYYGHFMNNFESFRGLRCYLDEENIQLEEKKLVAKIHNPYKQDIAKSKLKFSIAYLNDSKQFKELVPLELVYIDDKSKTLKAKDTALFSFNLPKAKKLESPAYFKIVISENGLRHGLNSESFKLNK; encoded by the coding sequence ATGCCTTTGAAGTTACCCAGGTTATTTTTAATCCTTTTAGGTTCTATATTGGTCTTAAACCTTTTGCAAGCCAATTTCACTGAACTGATCTTTGATGAATCTTATTATTGGCACTATGCCAAGAATATGGCTTGGGGATATTTTGACCACCCCCCGATGGTTGCGTTTTTAATAAAGATCAGCAGTTTCTTTTTCAAAGGAGAATTGGGTGTTCGTTTTATGAGCTGTTTATTATCTGCCGGCACCTTTATTTTTTTATGGTTAGCCATAGATAATACAAATAAGGAAAAGTATGTGCCTCATTTTTTCACACTTGTGTTTTCAATGACACTGCTTAATGCCTATGGCTTTTTCACATTGCCAGACACCCCACTATTATTCTTCACTGCGTTGTTTCTTTTAGTCTACAAACATTTTTTAAAAGCACCATCAATTTTATTGGCGATTGGTTTGGGGCTAACCATGGCTGCCCTCATGTATAGTAAGTACCATGCTGTTTTGGTGATTTTCTTTGTGCTATTATCAAATTTGAAATTGGTTTTTAACAAATACGCTTGGGTTGCCGTAATCACATCACTACTATGTTACACACCGCATTTCATCTGGTTGTATGAGAATGATTTTGTTTCAATAAAATATCACCTTTTTGAAAGGCCTAACGCAGCTTATGACATTAATAAATACACTTTAGGTTTTCTGGTTAATCTAATTGCTATTTTCGGGCTTACATTCCCATTTATTTATTATTCATTGTTTAAGATTAGATCAAAAGGCCTCTTCACCAGAGCACTTTTATTTTTGACTTACGGCGTTTTGATATTCTTTTTCATCTCAAGTTTTAATAGAAGGGTACAGACGCAATGGATTATTGTAATTTCTATTCCTGTTGCCATTCTAGTTTTTAATTATATGATTGAGAATGACAATATTCGAAAATGGATTTATCGTCTGGGACTTATCAACATTGCAGTTATACTTTTTTTACGTCTGGGACTGATTTACGAACCAATTTTTCCCGTAATTTATGAGTCGCATGGTAATAAGGCATGGATGTCTGAGATACAATCCAAGGCGGGTGATAATCCAGTGGTTTTTGAAAATTCTTACCGCAATGCTCCAATGTATGCTTTTTATACCGGTAAGACCTCATTCTCCTTGAACAATATAAATTATAGGCAAAACCAATATACAATTGATGGTTCCGAAAAAAACGTTCAACACAAGAAAGTACTTTATGTTTCAAAATACATGAGCAATGGAGAATTTACTTTTCCAAAATTGAGTGGTACCGTTTATTATGGTCATTTCATGAATAATTTTGAATCTTTTAGAGGACTTAGGTGCTACCTTGATGAGGAAAATATACAACTGGAAGAAAAGAAGCTGGTAGCCAAAATACACAACCCTTATAAACAGGATATTGCCAAAAGTAAATTGAAATTTAGTATTGCTTATTTGAATGATTCCAAACAATTTAAAGAACTTGTTCCATTAGAATTGGTTTATATTGATGACAAATCGAAAACACTAAAAGCAAAAGACACTGCTCTTTTTTCATTTAACCTTCCAAAGGCAAAGAAATTAGAATCCCCAGCATACTTTAAAATTGTAATTTCAGAAAACGGATTGCGGCACGGGTTGAACAGCGAATCATTTAAACTAAACAAATAA
- a CDS encoding DUF4271 domain-containing protein yields the protein MEPILRNIENYDWVTILIFLSLLFVVLAKSVFYTRFLNFIILPFNNKYIFMYNKKEKLMNWFNLFFGLFLIINLSLFLYLARTVLVGSSANSSIFVFPVIIGSIILFLIIKLSLQMGNSFIFGTQKLISEVIFKKLSYFNYSGLIMFVANVMLTYIFMGSKVVVYVAIILILLVNVIGWITVLRNHQKFITSNFFYFILYLCALEIAPFILIGSYLKD from the coding sequence ATGGAACCCATTCTCAGAAACATCGAAAACTATGATTGGGTTACCATCCTAATCTTCCTCAGCTTATTGTTTGTGGTATTGGCCAAAAGTGTTTTTTATACAAGGTTCCTTAATTTCATTATTCTTCCGTTTAACAACAAGTACATTTTTATGTACAACAAAAAAGAAAAGCTGATGAATTGGTTCAATCTGTTCTTCGGCCTGTTTCTTATTATAAATTTATCTTTATTCCTTTATTTAGCAAGAACTGTTCTGGTTGGTTCATCTGCGAATTCATCCATTTTTGTTTTTCCCGTGATCATTGGATCAATAATCCTCTTCTTAATTATCAAATTATCCCTACAAATGGGTAATAGTTTCATTTTTGGGACGCAGAAACTAATATCCGAGGTAATTTTCAAGAAATTGTCATATTTCAACTATAGCGGTTTGATCATGTTCGTGGCAAATGTTATGCTAACTTACATTTTCATGGGTTCAAAAGTTGTGGTATATGTAGCGATTATACTAATTCTTTTGGTTAATGTGATAGGTTGGATAACTGTTCTAAGGAATCATCAAAAATTCATTACTAGCAACTTTTTCTATTTTATTTTGTACCTTTGCGCTCTTGAAATTGCACCGTTTATCCTCATCGGAAGCTATCTAAAAGACTAG
- a CDS encoding NAD-dependent epimerase/dehydratase family protein, protein MILVTGGTGLVGAHLLLNLVQNNNVVRAIHRFQSNLEQVEKIFSYYTENASDLFNKIEWFQADINDIPAMEIAFKDVDYVYHSAALISFDPNDYRELKKINAIGTANIVNLCLSNKVKKLCYVSTIGAIGKSTNDQEATEENEWNGQEVNVYALTKHRAEMEVWRGSQEGLVTVIINPGVIIGPGFWNSGSGKFFTTANKEYSFYPPGGTGFITVGDVVKMMKRLMDSDITNQRFIAVSENLTFQDILTRISKELGRKGPTKELKIWQLKIARSFDYLKHLVLKSKRKITKKTIHSLVHRDIYDNQKIINTLDFKFEDLDKVITLSCKKFKEDYS, encoded by the coding sequence ATGATTTTGGTTACAGGTGGTACGGGATTGGTTGGGGCGCATCTTTTGCTGAATCTTGTGCAAAACAACAACGTTGTGAGGGCAATTCATAGATTCCAAAGCAATTTAGAACAGGTTGAAAAAATCTTTTCCTATTATACTGAAAATGCTTCTGACCTCTTCAACAAAATTGAATGGTTCCAAGCAGATATTAATGATATCCCGGCGATGGAAATCGCATTCAAAGATGTAGATTATGTTTACCATTCAGCAGCGTTGATTTCATTTGACCCAAACGACTATCGAGAATTAAAAAAAATCAACGCTATTGGAACGGCCAATATTGTAAACTTATGCTTGTCAAACAAAGTAAAAAAGCTCTGCTATGTAAGTACAATCGGTGCCATTGGCAAAAGCACCAATGATCAAGAGGCCACTGAGGAAAACGAGTGGAACGGTCAGGAAGTAAATGTTTATGCCCTTACAAAACATAGGGCCGAAATGGAAGTTTGGCGCGGATCTCAGGAAGGGTTGGTCACCGTCATTATTAACCCTGGCGTAATCATTGGCCCTGGATTCTGGAATAGTGGTAGTGGAAAATTCTTTACAACAGCGAACAAAGAATATAGTTTTTATCCTCCTGGAGGCACAGGATTTATCACCGTAGGTGACGTTGTTAAAATGATGAAGAGACTTATGGATTCAGATATTACCAATCAAAGGTTCATTGCAGTTTCAGAAAATCTTACCTTCCAAGATATACTAACAAGAATATCTAAAGAATTAGGGAGAAAAGGGCCTACCAAAGAATTGAAAATTTGGCAGTTGAAAATAGCCCGAAGCTTTGACTACTTAAAACATCTAGTTCTAAAGAGCAAAAGAAAAATTACGAAAAAGACCATTCATTCTCTGGTACATCGCGATATCTATGATAATCAAAAGATCATTAATACGCTTGATTTTAAATTTGAAGATCTGGATAAGGTTATCACCCTAAGTTGTAAAAAATTTAAGGAAGATTATTCTTAG